The following proteins are encoded in a genomic region of Enterocloster clostridioformis:
- a CDS encoding redoxin domain-containing protein: MARLQQGNRMPDFKFCAPYAGEDSVRGLMEDGAYNRFAFIFLRYYGCTLCQYDMHRYTEKYSEITAGGGSFCVVLQSSPETVRRELGENVLPYTVICDPERRLYEALEIRPAADSSQLMGGDTQAKAAEARKWFTHKEYEGEELQMPAVFVVDRELRLTYVRYGVNAGDVPGPEELKELLEMRAERETR, translated from the coding sequence ATGGCGCGTTTACAGCAAGGGAACAGGATGCCGGATTTTAAATTTTGTGCGCCATATGCAGGGGAGGACTCTGTCAGAGGACTGATGGAGGACGGCGCATACAACAGGTTTGCTTTCATTTTCCTGCGCTACTATGGATGTACTTTGTGCCAGTACGACATGCACCGGTATACGGAAAAGTACAGTGAGATCACGGCCGGAGGCGGCAGTTTCTGCGTGGTGCTCCAATCGAGTCCGGAGACGGTACGGAGAGAGCTGGGAGAAAATGTGCTGCCATATACCGTGATTTGCGACCCGGAGCGCAGACTGTATGAGGCTCTGGAGATCCGGCCTGCCGCGGACAGCAGCCAGCTTATGGGCGGGGACACCCAGGCAAAGGCGGCAGAGGCCAGAAAATGGTTTACTCATAAGGAGTACGAGGGGGAGGAGCTTCAGATGCCCGCCGTGTTTGTGGTGGACCGGGAATTACGTCTGACATACGTGAGATATGGGGTAAACGCCGGGGACGTTCCGGGGCCGGAGGAGTTAAAGGAACTTCTGGAGATGAGAGCGGAAAGGGAGACGAGATAG
- a CDS encoding APC family permease: protein MAERQESRLKRNLTFWNLMGVAIGQIIGAGIMTMTGTAIGMTGTGVALAFMISPVLTLITDFPQGILSSCAPAVGGPYKYVSRLLDKRFGFLYIVLFIISSSTLSLYALSFASYFVSLFTGMSQIFIAAVILTVLFVVNIIGTKQAAVVNTIICAVMTGAILAFAAFGLPKADFPYIFQTGHLFYKGIPNFMAALALLSFATGGASVICQLGGEAENPGRDIPLVMIISTVLVGIMYVLVALVAVGVFPIDKVADQNLTIVAFEVLPRPVYYVFVIGAALGATSSTLNAQLSWVTKPLIVACEDGLLPQSLATVTERGVAWKILTVFYVLGMGPILTGFDLGFISKLSTSVSLLQKVLVLASLWFLASKYPQCAGRTKLKIPVSLYKPWSVFGAVTAVVLASSLLASMPKQSVALLLGLLAVSWVYACAGLKKKEIPQDLDVDYIGGDQKKKEPEK, encoded by the coding sequence ATGGCTGAGAGACAAGAGAGCAGACTGAAACGGAATTTGACCTTTTGGAACCTGATGGGAGTGGCAATCGGGCAGATTATAGGAGCGGGTATCATGACCATGACCGGAACCGCAATCGGCATGACGGGTACGGGAGTAGCTCTGGCCTTTATGATATCGCCGGTGCTGACGCTGATAACCGACTTTCCGCAGGGGATACTGAGCAGTTGCGCGCCTGCGGTGGGCGGTCCTTATAAGTATGTGTCCAGACTTCTGGACAAGCGGTTCGGATTTTTGTATATTGTATTATTTATTATATCCAGCAGTACGTTGTCACTGTACGCGCTGTCCTTTGCTTCTTATTTTGTAAGCCTGTTTACCGGGATGAGCCAGATTTTCATAGCGGCTGTTATACTGACCGTGCTGTTTGTGGTCAATATCATCGGAACAAAGCAGGCCGCGGTGGTGAATACCATTATATGTGCTGTTATGACAGGCGCAATCCTGGCTTTTGCGGCCTTTGGGCTGCCTAAGGCGGACTTTCCATATATATTCCAGACTGGACATCTGTTTTATAAGGGGATTCCAAATTTCATGGCAGCCCTGGCACTTTTAAGCTTTGCCACAGGCGGTGCTTCCGTTATCTGCCAGCTGGGCGGAGAGGCCGAGAATCCGGGCAGGGATATCCCGCTTGTCATGATTATATCCACAGTTCTGGTGGGCATTATGTATGTTCTGGTGGCCCTGGTGGCGGTAGGAGTATTTCCTATTGATAAGGTAGCGGACCAGAACCTGACCATCGTGGCCTTTGAGGTGCTTCCAAGGCCGGTGTATTACGTGTTTGTGATTGGGGCAGCGCTGGGAGCAACGTCGTCTACGCTGAATGCCCAGCTCTCCTGGGTGACAAAGCCACTGATTGTGGCCTGCGAGGACGGACTTCTGCCCCAATCTCTGGCAACTGTCACGGAGCGCGGCGTGGCGTGGAAGATATTGACGGTTTTTTATGTGCTGGGCATGGGGCCCATACTGACCGGCTTTGACCTGGGTTTTATCTCCAAGCTGAGCACCTCGGTATCCCTGCTGCAAAAGGTACTGGTGCTGGCATCCCTGTGGTTCCTGGCCTCAAAGTACCCCCAGTGTGCGGGCAGGACAAAGCTTAAGATTCCGGTATCACTGTACAAGCCCTGGTCTGTATTCGGAGCAGTCACCGCAGTGGTGCTGGCATCATCCCTGCTGGCGTCCATGCCGAAACAGTCTGTCGCTTTGCTGCTGGGCCTGCTGGCCGTGTCATGGGTTTATGCCTGCGCCGGCCTGAAAAAGAAAGAGATTCCCCAGGATTTGGATGTGGACTACATAGGGGGAGATCAGAAGAAAAAAGAACCTGAAAAATAA
- a CDS encoding DUF401 family protein, with translation MNILIMKLCLVFAVIIAILWMKRPLFWAISGGLAAALILYGVHVSDALSIMGRSLVSRDTVTVVLSFYFITFQQRMLERRNRLKQAEQSLNWLFNNRRVNASAAPAVIGLLPSAGAMTICAEIVRSSCQDYLSNEDMTCVTSFYRHIPESFLPTYSSILIALAVSGVGAGEFVPAMLPLVAALFFIGHIFYLRKVPRSTGQKPEGGRKKAAAMLFKSLWSILLIVMLIIAFDIPVYVATPMAAILNIFVDHLKPREIMPMFRTAFEPVIIFNTILIMMFKDIITYTGVIHELPVFFGGLSIPLPMVFALIFFFGTIISGSNAIIPLCMPMAMAAMPEAGVPLLVLLMGSAYAAMQVSPTHVCLFIAAECFKVDIGALVRRNIPMILVFFAVTLAYTALLGGF, from the coding sequence ATGAATATATTAATAATGAAGCTCTGTCTGGTGTTTGCTGTAATTATTGCCATCCTCTGGATGAAGCGGCCTTTGTTCTGGGCTATCTCAGGCGGCCTGGCCGCTGCCCTCATTCTGTACGGAGTCCATGTATCCGACGCCCTTTCCATCATGGGAAGATCCCTGGTCAGCAGGGACACGGTTACGGTGGTCTTAAGCTTTTACTTTATCACCTTTCAGCAGCGCATGCTGGAACGCAGGAACCGCCTAAAGCAGGCAGAACAGTCCTTAAACTGGCTGTTTAACAACCGCCGGGTAAATGCGTCCGCGGCACCTGCGGTCATCGGCCTGCTTCCCTCTGCAGGGGCCATGACAATCTGTGCGGAGATTGTCAGATCCTCATGTCAGGATTACCTGAGCAATGAGGACATGACCTGTGTCACCAGTTTTTACCGCCATATACCGGAGAGCTTTCTGCCCACCTACTCCTCCATATTGATAGCGCTGGCTGTGTCCGGCGTGGGAGCGGGGGAATTCGTTCCTGCCATGCTGCCCCTGGTGGCGGCCCTGTTTTTTATCGGTCACATCTTTTATCTCAGGAAGGTGCCCAGGTCCACGGGGCAGAAGCCGGAGGGAGGCAGGAAAAAGGCGGCAGCCATGCTGTTTAAGAGTCTGTGGTCCATCCTGTTGATTGTGATGCTGATCATAGCCTTTGACATACCGGTCTATGTGGCCACACCGATGGCAGCCATTCTCAATATCTTTGTGGACCATCTGAAGCCGCGGGAGATAATGCCCATGTTCAGGACGGCTTTTGAGCCGGTCATTATCTTTAATACCATATTAATCATGATGTTTAAGGACATTATTACCTACACGGGGGTTATCCACGAACTGCCGGTATTTTTCGGAGGCCTGTCCATTCCGCTTCCCATGGTGTTTGCCCTTATATTTTTCTTCGGCACCATCATCAGCGGTTCCAATGCCATCATACCTCTGTGTATGCCCATGGCCATGGCGGCCATGCCCGAGGCGGGTGTTCCCCTGCTGGTGCTGCTTATGGGTTCTGCCTATGCGGCCATGCAGGTATCCCCTACCCATGTGTGCCTGTTCATTGCCGCGGAGTGCTTTAAGGTGGATATCGGCGCCCTGGTAAGGAGAAACATCCCCATGATTCTGGTGTTTTTCGCAGTCACGCTGGCATATACAGCTCTTTTGGGCGGGTTTTAG
- the rpsL gene encoding 30S ribosomal protein S12 — protein MPTFNQLVRKGRQTSVKKSTAPALQRGYNSLQKKATEVSAPQKRGVCTAVKTATPKKPNSALRKIARVRLSNGIEVTSYIPGEGHNLQEHSVVLIRGGRVKDLPGTRYHIVRGTLDTAGVANRRQARSKYGAKRPKEKK, from the coding sequence ATGCCAACATTTAACCAGTTAGTGAGAAAGGGAAGACAGACCAGCGTTAAGAAGTCTACTGCACCTGCTCTGCAGAGGGGTTACAACTCCTTACAGAAGAAGGCTACAGAGGTTTCTGCTCCACAGAAGCGTGGTGTGTGTACAGCTGTTAAGACAGCTACCCCTAAGAAGCCTAACTCAGCACTCAGAAAGATTGCCAGAGTTCGTCTTTCCAATGGCATCGAAGTTACAAGCTACATTCCAGGAGAAGGCCACAACCTTCAGGAGCATAGTGTTGTACTGATCCGTGGAGGAAGAGTAAAGGATCTTCCGGGTACCAGATATCATATCGTAAGAGGTACACTGGATACAGCAGGTGTTGCGAACAGAAGGCAGGCCCGTTCCAAATACGGCGCTAAGAGGCCAAAAGAGAAGAAATAA
- the rpsG gene encoding 30S ribosomal protein S7, whose protein sequence is MPRKGHTQKRDVLADPIYNNKVVTKLINNIMLDGKKGVAQKIVYGAFDRVAETTGKDAMEVFEEAMNNIMPVLEVKAKRIGGATYQVPIGVRPERRQTLALRWITLYSRKRGEKTQKDRLANEIMDAANNTGASVKKKEDMHKMAEANKAFSHFRF, encoded by the coding sequence GTGCCACGTAAAGGACATACTCAGAAAAGAGACGTTCTGGCAGACCCAATCTACAATAACAAGGTTGTTACCAAGCTGATTAACAACATTATGTTAGATGGTAAGAAGGGTGTTGCGCAGAAAATTGTATACGGCGCTTTTGACCGTGTTGCGGAGACAACCGGCAAGGACGCTATGGAAGTTTTTGAAGAAGCAATGAACAACATCATGCCTGTTCTGGAAGTTAAGGCAAAACGTATCGGTGGAGCTACCTACCAGGTACCTATCGGGGTTAGGCCCGAGAGGAGACAGACACTGGCTCTTCGCTGGATTACCCTCTACTCCCGTAAGAGAGGCGAGAAGACCCAGAAGGACAGACTGGCAAATGAAATCATGGATGCTGCCAACAACACAGGTGCATCTGTAAAGAAGAAAGAAGACATGCACAAGATGGCAGAGGCAAACAAGGCATTTTCACATTTCCGTTTCTAA
- the fusA gene encoding elongation factor G, with the protein MAGREYPLERTRNIGIMAHIDAGKTTTTERILYYTGVNYKIGDTHEGTATMDWMAQEQERGITITSAATTCHWTLQENCKPKPGALEHRINIIDTPGHVDFTVEVERSLRVLDGAVGVFCAKGGVEPQSENVWRQADTYNVPRMAFINKMDILGANFYGAVDQIKTRLGKNAICIQLPVGKEDDFKGIVDLFEMKAYIYNDDKGDDISIIDIPEDMKDDAELYRSELVEKICELDDDLMMAYLEGEEPSNDDLKKALRKATCECAAIPVCCGTAYRNKGIQKLLDAVIEFMPSPLDIPSIKGTDLDGNEVERHSSDDEPFAALAFKIMTDPFVGKLAFFRVYSGSLNSGSYVLNATKGKKERVGRILQMHANKRNELDKVYSGDIAAAVGFKVTSTGDTICDEKNPVILESMEFPEPVIDIAIEPKTKASQDKMGDALVKLAEEDPTFRVRTDEETGQTIISGMGELHLDIIVDRLLREFNVEANVGAPQVAYKETFTKAVDVDSKYAKQSGGRGQYGHCKVHFTPMEANAEETFKFTSSVVGGAIPKEYIPAVGEGIEEACKTGILGGFPVLGVHADVYDGSYHEVDSSEMAFHIAGSMAFKEAMQKGNPILLEPIMKVEVTMPEEYMGDVIGDINSRRGRIEGMEDIGGGKMVKAYVPLSEMFGYSTDLRSRTQGRGNYSMFFEKYEPVPKNVQEKVLSDHKK; encoded by the coding sequence TTGGCTGGAAGAGAATATCCATTGGAGCGAACCAGGAATATCGGAATCATGGCCCATATCGATGCTGGTAAGACCACAACGACTGAGCGTATTCTGTATTACACTGGTGTAAACTATAAAATTGGCGATACCCATGAAGGTACTGCTACCATGGACTGGATGGCTCAGGAGCAGGAGAGAGGTATCACCATTACTTCCGCTGCAACCACTTGTCACTGGACCCTACAGGAAAACTGCAAGCCGAAGCCAGGTGCATTAGAGCATCGTATCAACATCATTGATACTCCAGGACACGTTGACTTCACTGTTGAGGTTGAGCGTTCCCTGCGTGTACTGGACGGCGCTGTGGGCGTGTTCTGTGCAAAGGGCGGTGTAGAGCCGCAGTCTGAGAACGTATGGCGTCAGGCAGACACCTACAACGTACCTCGTATGGCCTTCATTAACAAGATGGACATTCTGGGAGCGAATTTCTACGGCGCAGTAGACCAGATTAAGACCAGACTTGGCAAGAATGCAATCTGCATTCAGCTGCCAGTCGGTAAGGAAGATGATTTCAAAGGAATCGTTGACCTGTTTGAAATGAAAGCCTACATCTATAATGATGATAAGGGCGACGATATATCCATCATTGATATCCCTGAGGATATGAAGGATGATGCCGAGTTATACCGTTCCGAGTTAGTAGAGAAAATCTGCGAGCTGGATGACGATTTAATGATGGCATATCTGGAGGGCGAGGAGCCCAGCAATGATGACCTTAAGAAAGCCTTAAGGAAAGCTACCTGCGAGTGTGCCGCTATTCCGGTATGCTGCGGTACTGCTTACAGAAATAAGGGCATTCAGAAGTTGCTGGATGCAGTTATTGAATTTATGCCTTCACCGTTAGATATCCCTTCTATTAAGGGTACTGACCTGGACGGCAACGAGGTTGAGCGTCATTCCTCTGATGATGAGCCCTTTGCAGCTCTTGCATTCAAAATCATGACCGACCCATTTGTTGGTAAGCTTGCATTCTTCCGCGTGTATTCAGGAAGCCTGAACTCCGGTTCCTACGTACTGAACGCAACCAAGGGCAAGAAGGAGCGTGTAGGACGTATTCTTCAGATGCATGCCAACAAGAGAAACGAGCTGGATAAGGTTTACTCCGGTGACATCGCGGCAGCAGTTGGATTTAAGGTGACTTCCACCGGCGATACCATCTGTGATGAAAAGAATCCGGTTATCCTGGAGTCCATGGAATTCCCGGAGCCGGTTATCGATATTGCTATCGAGCCTAAGACCAAGGCAAGCCAGGATAAGATGGGCGACGCGCTGGTTAAGCTGGCTGAGGAGGACCCAACCTTCCGCGTACGTACAGATGAGGAGACTGGCCAGACCATTATCTCCGGCATGGGCGAGCTTCACCTGGACATTATTGTTGACCGTCTGCTGCGTGAGTTCAACGTTGAGGCAAACGTAGGCGCGCCTCAGGTTGCTTACAAGGAGACATTTACAAAGGCTGTTGACGTTGACAGCAAGTATGCGAAGCAGTCCGGCGGACGTGGACAGTACGGTCACTGTAAGGTTCACTTCACGCCAATGGAAGCAAACGCGGAAGAAACCTTCAAGTTCACTTCCTCCGTTGTGGGCGGTGCCATTCCGAAGGAATACATCCCTGCTGTCGGAGAAGGTATCGAGGAAGCATGCAAGACCGGTATCCTCGGCGGATTCCCAGTGCTGGGCGTTCATGCCGATGTATACGACGGTTCTTACCATGAGGTTGACTCCTCTGAGATGGCATTCCACATTGCCGGTTCCATGGCATTCAAGGAAGCTATGCAAAAGGGCAACCCAATCCTGCTTGAGCCTATCATGAAGGTTGAAGTAACCATGCCGGAAGAGTACATGGGAGATGTTATCGGTGATATCAACTCTCGCCGTGGACGCATCGAGGGTATGGAAGACATCGGCGGCGGCAAGATGGTAAAAGCATATGTACCGCTGTCAGAAATGTTCGGTTATTCTACGGATCTCCGTTCCAGAACACAGGGACGTGGTAACTA